From the Roseibium sp. HPY-6 genome, one window contains:
- a CDS encoding DUF5682 family protein yields MSAAVSYFGIRHHGPGSARRLLEALDDLQPAEVLVEGPADLSDLLPLLASPSMQPPVALLAYPKDTPERAVFWPFAEFSPEYQAVCWAVRNGVPVRFIDLPVSWSVTGETTEDPDAAPEGENATDGKVPEDEPEDQQAEDNDQALRRDPIGVLAETAGYEDGESWWQDVIEENPAPGPVFEAVSDAMSALRERETDLPKREAAREAHMRLEIGKSAKTADGAIAVVCGAWHVPALKAKHTAKDDRALLKGGPKTRISATWAPWTAPRLAFGSGYGAGVAAPGWCLHLWQTPDDEKTTRWVARIARALRAQGQVVSTASLIETERLAVTLASVRQRPQPGYEELRDAAISCLCFGNALIWATISSELLIGSETGAIPDDVPMAPLLEDLQRQQKKARLKPEALEKELSLDLRSESGLFRSTLLHRLSVLKVDWGKPLDPGRSRGTFRERWMLRWEPEYAVELVENLVFGATIEQAASGRIRSELQSCHALGPLADLVYGAMTAQLNDAAAEGVNLLGERAGQTSDCGELLTSLPALADILRYGAAREIDTVQLGSLFERIATQASLALPYAVRGLDKDASEAMRSQIQSADGAVKLLEDRPDLLKTWQDALKSIVSEPQANRLLSGLAARLLYEADVMSPDEAVELLTRMLSPGTEVSDAAAFFAGFLEGAGQRLLYDEGLRGCVDGWLVSLEEEAFTEYLPLFRRVFSQMDKAERKRLMDALFDTVRSGGTHLIAAPDSETRWPRHLDILTGILAGEKHG; encoded by the coding sequence GTGAGCGCAGCCGTCTCCTATTTCGGTATTAGGCACCACGGCCCCGGCAGTGCGCGCAGGCTGCTGGAGGCACTGGACGACCTGCAACCCGCAGAAGTGCTCGTTGAAGGTCCAGCCGATCTCAGTGACCTTCTGCCGCTTCTGGCGAGCCCGTCGATGCAGCCGCCCGTCGCGTTGCTGGCTTACCCGAAAGACACGCCGGAGCGGGCCGTGTTCTGGCCATTTGCGGAGTTTTCGCCCGAATATCAGGCGGTCTGCTGGGCTGTGCGCAACGGTGTTCCCGTCCGCTTTATCGATCTGCCTGTTTCCTGGAGCGTCACGGGCGAGACGACCGAGGATCCGGACGCGGCACCGGAAGGCGAGAACGCGACAGACGGAAAGGTTCCGGAAGACGAGCCGGAAGACCAGCAGGCAGAGGACAATGATCAGGCCCTCCGCCGCGACCCGATCGGCGTGCTTGCGGAGACCGCGGGCTATGAAGACGGCGAAAGCTGGTGGCAGGACGTGATTGAAGAAAACCCTGCTCCCGGTCCCGTTTTCGAGGCTGTCTCCGATGCCATGTCTGCTCTCAGGGAGCGCGAGACGGACCTGCCGAAACGCGAGGCCGCGCGTGAAGCCCATATGCGCCTGGAGATCGGCAAGTCCGCCAAGACAGCTGACGGGGCGATTGCCGTGGTCTGTGGCGCGTGGCACGTGCCGGCCCTGAAAGCGAAACATACCGCCAAAGACGATCGGGCCCTTTTGAAGGGGGGGCCCAAAACCAGAATTTCCGCGACCTGGGCACCCTGGACCGCACCCCGCCTCGCCTTTGGCAGCGGCTATGGCGCCGGCGTCGCGGCCCCAGGCTGGTGTCTTCATCTGTGGCAGACCCCTGACGATGAAAAGACGACACGATGGGTTGCCAGGATCGCAAGAGCCCTTCGCGCGCAGGGCCAAGTCGTTTCCACCGCTTCGCTTATTGAGACAGAGCGGCTCGCGGTTACATTGGCATCAGTGCGGCAACGGCCACAGCCCGGCTATGAGGAACTGCGTGATGCCGCCATTTCCTGCCTGTGTTTCGGCAATGCGCTGATCTGGGCAACGATTTCCAGTGAGCTTCTCATCGGGTCCGAGACCGGGGCGATACCCGACGACGTACCCATGGCACCGTTGCTGGAGGATCTCCAGCGGCAGCAGAAAAAGGCAAGGCTCAAGCCTGAAGCCCTTGAAAAGGAGCTGTCGCTTGACCTCCGCTCCGAGAGCGGGCTGTTCCGTTCGACGCTGCTCCACCGGCTGTCTGTTCTTAAAGTGGACTGGGGCAAGCCCCTGGATCCCGGGCGCAGCCGGGGAACTTTTCGCGAGCGCTGGATGCTGCGCTGGGAACCGGAATATGCGGTAGAACTTGTTGAGAACCTTGTGTTCGGTGCAACAATCGAACAGGCGGCAAGCGGCAGAATTCGATCCGAGCTCCAGAGCTGCCACGCGCTCGGTCCGCTCGCCGATCTTGTCTATGGCGCCATGACGGCACAGCTGAACGATGCCGCGGCTGAGGGCGTCAATCTGCTGGGAGAACGCGCGGGGCAAACTTCGGATTGCGGCGAACTGCTGACGTCTCTGCCGGCGCTTGCGGACATTTTGCGTTATGGCGCGGCCCGCGAAATCGACACGGTGCAGCTTGGAAGCCTGTTTGAACGCATCGCAACACAGGCCTCCCTTGCCCTGCCCTACGCTGTGCGCGGCCTCGACAAGGATGCGTCCGAGGCCATGCGCTCCCAGATCCAGAGCGCGGACGGTGCCGTCAAACTGCTGGAGGACCGTCCGGATCTGCTCAAAACCTGGCAAGACGCCTTGAAGTCCATCGTTTCGGAACCGCAAGCCAACCGGCTCCTGTCTGGTCTTGCCGCGCGATTGCTCTATGAAGCCGACGTGATGAGCCCGGATGAAGCTGTTGAACTGCTGACGCGAATGTTGTCTCCGGGAACGGAAGTCTCTGACGCGGCCGCGTTTTTCGCCGGTTTTCTGGAAGGCGCCGGACAAAGACTGCTTTACGACGAAGGCCTTCGCGGCTGCGTCGACGGCTGGCTGGTCAGTCTAGAAGAAGAGGCCTTCACCGAATATCTGCCGCTCTTCCGGCGTGTCTTTTCCCAAATGGACAAGGCGGAACGCAAGCGCCTGATGGATGCACTCTTCGACACAGTGCGCAGCGGCGGGACACATTTGATCGCGGCTCCGGATTCAGAAACGCGCTGGCCGCGGCATCTGGATATCCTGACCGGAATACTGGCGGGGGAAAAACATGGATGA
- a CDS encoding LysR substrate-binding domain-containing protein, whose translation MINITLKQLRYFEALARYGHFGKAAEACAISQPALSMQIKEMEDALGSPLIERGPRQVRLTHFGEVAVERARDILRATEELGDLARASKDRLVGRLRIGVIPTIAPYLLPNVISTLSIQHPELDIHVRETVTPKLIQELHEGKLDTAIVALPVSESALAETPLFQETFVLVRSAGEADAPMPNADALRQMRLLLLEEGHCFRDQALSFCNMPSGPPREVLDASSLSTLVQMVSAGIGVTLIPEMAVPVETRSASVSISRFQSPEPSRTVGMVWRKSSPLAGQLNEIAAIVKGSAQTSSGQAGS comes from the coding sequence ATGATCAATATTACCCTGAAACAACTTCGCTATTTTGAGGCCCTTGCGCGGTATGGCCACTTCGGCAAAGCCGCCGAGGCTTGCGCAATTTCCCAGCCTGCGCTCTCGATGCAGATCAAGGAGATGGAGGATGCGCTCGGCTCGCCCCTGATCGAGCGCGGGCCCCGTCAGGTTCGGCTAACCCACTTTGGCGAGGTCGCCGTTGAGCGGGCCAGGGACATTTTGAGAGCAACCGAAGAACTTGGAGATCTTGCACGCGCGTCAAAGGACCGCCTGGTTGGTCGCCTGCGCATTGGCGTTATTCCGACCATTGCTCCTTATCTCCTGCCGAACGTCATCAGCACCTTGTCGATCCAGCATCCTGAACTGGATATTCATGTGCGTGAAACCGTGACGCCGAAACTCATTCAGGAACTCCATGAAGGCAAGCTCGACACGGCGATCGTCGCTCTTCCCGTCTCGGAAAGCGCTCTTGCCGAAACCCCTCTTTTCCAGGAAACATTCGTGCTTGTGCGCTCTGCAGGTGAGGCTGATGCGCCCATGCCCAATGCGGATGCGCTCCGGCAAATGCGCCTCCTCCTTCTGGAGGAAGGGCACTGTTTCAGGGACCAGGCCCTTTCTTTTTGCAATATGCCGTCTGGTCCTCCGCGTGAGGTTCTCGACGCAAGCTCGCTTTCGACGCTCGTTCAGATGGTTAGCGCCGGCATAGGTGTGACCCTCATTCCGGAAATGGCGGTTCCGGTCGAAACGCGTTCCGCCTCCGTTTCGATATCCCGCTTCCAGTCACCAGAACCGTCGCGCACGGTCGGCATGGTCTGGCGCAAATCGAGCCCGCTTGCCGGACAGCTCAATGAGATTGCGGCGATCGTCAAAGGATCCGCTCAGACTTCTTCCGGGCAAGCAGGTTCTTGA
- the fabI gene encoding enoyl-ACP reductase FabI encodes MFDLTGFKALVVGVANDESIAYGCAKAFRKQGADLAITYLNEKAEPYVRPLAEELEADIIAPLDVRDQDQLDALFADITQKWGKLDTLLHSIAFSKKDDLHGRVVDCSADGFGLAMDISVHSFLRLIRKAEPLMPHGGTCMTVSFMGAQKVVENYGVMGPVKAALEAATRYVAAEMGPKGISVHALSPGPLKTRAASGIAEFDELLNDAAERAPTHHLATIDDVGAYAAFLASREAYNVTGGIHFIDGGYSIVG; translated from the coding sequence ATGTTCGATTTGACGGGTTTCAAGGCCCTGGTGGTGGGGGTCGCCAATGATGAGTCCATCGCTTACGGCTGCGCAAAGGCATTCCGCAAGCAAGGTGCCGATCTGGCGATCACGTATCTCAATGAAAAGGCGGAGCCATATGTGCGCCCGCTCGCCGAAGAGCTTGAGGCGGACATCATCGCACCGCTCGACGTTCGCGATCAGGACCAGCTGGACGCGCTCTTTGCCGATATAACGCAAAAATGGGGCAAGCTCGACACGCTGCTACATTCGATCGCGTTCTCGAAAAAGGACGATCTTCACGGAAGAGTGGTCGATTGCTCCGCTGACGGGTTCGGTTTGGCCATGGACATCTCGGTTCATTCGTTTCTGCGGCTGATCCGCAAGGCCGAACCCTTGATGCCGCATGGTGGAACCTGCATGACGGTATCCTTCATGGGCGCACAGAAGGTTGTCGAGAATTACGGTGTCATGGGTCCGGTCAAGGCGGCGCTTGAAGCCGCGACCCGCTACGTCGCAGCGGAAATGGGACCGAAAGGGATCTCGGTGCACGCGCTCTCACCCGGGCCGCTGAAAACCCGAGCCGCATCGGGCATTGCCGAATTCGACGAGCTTCTGAATGATGCAGCCGAGCGCGCGCCGACGCACCACCTTGCCACGATCGATGATGTCGGTGCCTACGCCGCCTTCCTGGCGAGCCGGGAGGCATACAATGTCACCGGCGGCATTCATTTTATCGATGGCGGCTACAGCATTGTTGGATAG
- a CDS encoding DUF5691 domain-containing protein has product MTELSRSLEKIKSRWMVGGSAVEQAPVELRERLGRSDDPELALLAITAQAGIVAFRSAPSAELTPCAALPELPLPTLPEQHRSLFRRVFSLQKISNEQSNLLLHFLAARGYVTHPADFMPSRFDDLPACYTPWNAWDEREATEPNLELSEDTWGHFLPGELVNALFDMRDQDAGKARSMIEAKAEQLPAEQRLRVIQCLGQNLSQDDIPFLEKLAESDRSQKVQALATAFLARLGRNLDEAENAQELADFHQVGKKGLINRKTIVSARKLKTAAQRARRSELYEIVSLPGLASALQLEPDAMIASWQFGEDVMDASFCDLVARTGSDGQLRACVERVLSEKSAAPDTLSPLLERLGTEDRKRHLPEILAREEHGFNTALSCMHGHLGTVGTGDLEKAPFLAELLAAIRAQAEDEKKTGQTALIQQALFQLGLMADAVAAEALINTFLTAGMSRADAALLVLQLNAALTPGDPS; this is encoded by the coding sequence ATGACTGAGCTCTCCCGGTCCCTGGAAAAGATCAAGAGCCGTTGGATGGTCGGCGGAAGCGCTGTTGAACAGGCACCGGTGGAGCTGCGGGAACGTCTTGGACGTTCCGACGACCCCGAGCTTGCCTTGCTCGCGATCACCGCGCAGGCAGGCATCGTCGCATTCCGGTCAGCGCCATCTGCCGAACTCACCCCTTGCGCCGCTCTTCCTGAATTGCCGCTGCCGACGCTGCCGGAACAGCACAGGTCTCTCTTCCGGCGCGTCTTTTCGCTGCAAAAGATCTCAAACGAGCAAAGCAACCTCTTGCTTCACTTCCTGGCGGCCCGGGGCTACGTGACGCATCCGGCGGATTTCATGCCGTCACGGTTCGATGATCTGCCTGCGTGCTACACGCCCTGGAACGCCTGGGACGAGCGTGAAGCGACGGAACCGAACCTTGAGCTGTCAGAAGACACCTGGGGTCATTTCCTACCCGGTGAACTGGTGAATGCCCTCTTCGACATGCGCGATCAGGATGCCGGAAAAGCGCGATCTATGATTGAAGCCAAGGCGGAGCAGTTGCCCGCCGAACAGCGCCTGCGCGTTATCCAGTGCCTTGGCCAAAATCTCTCTCAAGATGACATTCCGTTTCTGGAAAAGCTTGCTGAATCCGACCGTTCGCAAAAGGTGCAGGCACTCGCCACGGCATTTCTGGCAAGGCTCGGCCGCAATCTCGACGAAGCAGAAAACGCGCAGGAACTGGCGGACTTTCATCAGGTCGGCAAAAAGGGTCTCATCAACCGGAAAACGATCGTCAGCGCCCGCAAACTCAAGACAGCAGCGCAGCGCGCTCGGAGATCCGAGCTTTACGAGATTGTCAGCCTGCCCGGCCTCGCGTCAGCGCTTCAACTGGAACCTGACGCAATGATTGCCAGCTGGCAGTTTGGCGAAGACGTCATGGATGCCAGCTTTTGCGACCTCGTTGCAAGGACGGGATCAGACGGACAGCTTCGCGCTTGTGTCGAACGGGTCCTGTCAGAAAAGTCGGCGGCGCCAGACACTCTCTCCCCGCTTCTTGAACGGCTGGGTACTGAAGACCGAAAGCGACATTTGCCCGAGATATTGGCCAGGGAAGAGCATGGTTTCAACACCGCGCTTTCCTGCATGCACGGACATCTGGGAACTGTCGGCACCGGCGACCTCGAAAAGGCACCGTTTCTGGCCGAGCTGCTTGCCGCCATCCGTGCTCAGGCAGAAGACGAAAAGAAAACGGGCCAGACAGCGCTCATTCAACAAGCGCTGTTTCAACTTGGACTGATGGCCGACGCCGTCGCCGCCGAGGCCCTGATCAACACATTTCTAACGGCGGGCATGAGCCGTGCCGACGCGGCGCTGCTGGTATTGCAGCTCAACGCCGCCCTGACACCGGGAGATCCTTCATGA
- the katG gene encoding catalase/peroxidase HPI encodes MDAKVDKAGGCPVMHGGNTSMDKPVTKWWPNALNLDILHQHGARTNPMDPDFNFREAAKGLDHEAVKADVRALMTDSQDWWPADWGHYGGLMIRLAWHSAGSYRMQDGRGGAGSGNIRFAPLNSWPDNASLDKARRLLWPVKKKYGNALSWADLIILAGNMAYETMGFKTFGFGFGREDIWGPETDVYWGSEKEWLAPSENRYENLEDASTLENPLAAVHMGLIYVNPEGVNGNPDPVKTGAHIRETFARMAMNDEETAALTCGGHTVGKAHGRGAVNDIGVEPEATGVEAQGLGWSNPGLDGKATNAFTSGIEGAWTKEPTKFDMGYFDYLFNYEWELTKSPAGAWQWKPVDMPEAEKPVDPTDPSIRHDPMMTDADMAMKMDPVYNEICRKFMEDEAYFRDAFARAWFKLTHRDMGPRVNYLGPDVPAEDLIWQDPIPAGSTSYDVDAVKAKIAASGLSATEMIATAWDSARTFRGSDKRGGANGARIRLAPQKDWEGNEPARLAKVLGALEPIAAEAGASLADVIVLAGNVGVEQAIKAAGSDVSVPFAPGRGDATDAHTDADSFDVLEPLADGFRNWEKENYAVSPEEMMLDKAQLLGLTAQEMTVLVGGLRVLGTNHGGSKHGVFTDREGALTTDFFVNLTDMANSWKPVSDGTYEIRDRKLDTLKWTATSADLVFGSNSILRAYAEVYAQDDNQAKFVKDFVAAWTKVMNADRFELA; translated from the coding sequence ATGGACGCTAAGGTCGATAAAGCGGGCGGTTGCCCGGTCATGCACGGCGGTAACACGTCGATGGACAAGCCGGTTACGAAATGGTGGCCCAATGCACTCAACCTGGACATCCTCCATCAGCACGGCGCCCGGACCAATCCGATGGACCCGGACTTCAATTTCCGTGAAGCCGCGAAGGGGCTGGACCATGAGGCCGTCAAGGCCGATGTCCGCGCCCTGATGACCGACAGTCAGGACTGGTGGCCGGCCGACTGGGGTCATTATGGTGGTCTCATGATCCGCCTGGCATGGCATTCCGCAGGTTCCTACCGCATGCAGGACGGTCGCGGCGGCGCAGGCTCAGGCAACATCCGCTTTGCTCCGCTGAATTCCTGGCCGGACAATGCCAGCCTCGACAAGGCGCGCCGTCTTCTGTGGCCCGTGAAAAAGAAATACGGCAACGCGCTTTCATGGGCGGACCTGATCATTCTCGCCGGCAACATGGCTTATGAGACCATGGGTTTCAAAACCTTCGGCTTCGGCTTTGGCCGCGAGGATATCTGGGGGCCGGAGACAGACGTTTATTGGGGTTCTGAAAAGGAGTGGCTGGCACCGTCCGAGAACCGCTACGAGAACCTCGAAGATGCGTCCACGCTCGAGAACCCGCTGGCCGCGGTTCACATGGGCCTCATTTACGTCAACCCGGAAGGTGTCAACGGCAACCCGGACCCGGTCAAGACAGGTGCCCATATCCGGGAAACCTTTGCCCGGATGGCGATGAACGACGAGGAAACCGCTGCCCTCACATGCGGTGGCCACACGGTCGGCAAGGCACATGGCCGCGGCGCGGTCAACGACATCGGTGTTGAGCCGGAAGCTACTGGCGTCGAAGCGCAGGGTCTCGGCTGGTCGAACCCGGGGCTCGACGGCAAGGCAACCAATGCCTTCACATCCGGCATCGAAGGGGCCTGGACGAAAGAGCCGACCAAGTTCGACATGGGCTATTTCGACTATCTCTTCAACTACGAATGGGAACTGACGAAGTCCCCGGCAGGCGCCTGGCAGTGGAAGCCGGTGGATATGCCGGAAGCCGAAAAGCCGGTCGATCCGACCGATCCTTCGATCCGTCATGACCCAATGATGACCGATGCGGACATGGCCATGAAAATGGATCCTGTCTACAACGAGATTTGCCGCAAGTTCATGGAAGACGAGGCGTATTTCCGTGACGCATTTGCGCGGGCATGGTTCAAGCTGACCCACCGTGACATGGGTCCGCGCGTCAATTATCTCGGCCCGGATGTACCGGCGGAAGACCTGATCTGGCAGGATCCGATCCCGGCTGGTTCAACCTCCTACGATGTCGATGCGGTCAAGGCGAAGATTGCCGCAAGCGGTCTGTCAGCCACCGAGATGATCGCAACGGCCTGGGACAGTGCGCGGACCTTCCGCGGTTCCGACAAGCGTGGCGGCGCCAACGGTGCCCGTATCCGTCTTGCGCCGCAAAAGGACTGGGAAGGCAACGAGCCGGCGCGTCTGGCAAAGGTCCTAGGCGCACTGGAGCCTATTGCCGCTGAAGCGGGTGCGTCGCTTGCCGACGTCATCGTGCTCGCCGGCAATGTCGGTGTCGAACAGGCCATCAAGGCGGCTGGATCCGATGTGTCGGTGCCCTTTGCACCTGGCCGCGGCGATGCAACCGATGCCCATACGGATGCGGACTCCTTTGACGTGCTCGAGCCTCTCGCAGACGGCTTCCGCAACTGGGAGAAGGAGAACTACGCTGTCAGCCCCGAGGAAATGATGCTCGACAAGGCACAGCTTCTCGGCCTGACCGCGCAGGAAATGACAGTTCTCGTTGGCGGACTGCGCGTTCTTGGCACCAACCACGGCGGCTCCAAGCACGGTGTCTTCACGGACCGTGAAGGGGCTCTGACGACAGACTTCTTCGTCAATCTGACGGATATGGCCAACAGCTGGAAGCCGGTTTCGGATGGCACCTATGAAATCCGCGACCGCAAGCTGGATACGCTGAAGTGGACGGCAACAAGCGCAGATCTCGTGTTCGGTTCGAACTCGATCCTGCGAGCCTACGCTGAAGTCTATGCCCAGGACGACAACCAGGCGAAATTCGTCAAGGACTTCGTTGCCGCCTGGACCAAGGTCATGAACGCGGACCGTTTCGAGCTGGCATAA
- a CDS encoding SWIM zinc finger family protein, with product MPLDHDAITALAPDQASLKAANGLTKAKKWPLRAQSEADHLVWGECQGSGANPYRTVFDTANHSYKCTCPSRKFPCKHVLALMWMFADDPSPFQPGAVPDWVSDWLGRRRTTGSKPAAPADKSAVGKSLDEARVETPDKPTDTKTEARRQAAAEKRAKDTEAALFAATEDLQQWISDQLRTGLAGFLDDMTDRCRSIAARLVDGKAQALAGRLDELPAKLMPLSAEERLETALLELGKIVILTKAWRKNPSDPELRRAVATSETRESLFENPAVLRVSSHWEVIGEEIVTRRDGMVSQATWLLNLGNGPGFAVLLDFFQASLGRRSSAFVMGEQFEAEMLFYPARVPLRAILGERKPGGSEKIAWPSANGSDPLTPFLDAQDAAPWLTRGPILLPAGRFCRTGTETWWQSEDGQHVLRTGNTPPAHVAGMQLSSSVGLWDGKRLSLLGAQSNWGRIQLHD from the coding sequence ATGCCGCTAGACCACGACGCCATCACCGCTCTTGCTCCCGACCAGGCATCACTGAAGGCCGCGAACGGTCTCACAAAAGCGAAGAAATGGCCGTTGCGCGCACAATCTGAAGCAGATCATCTTGTGTGGGGCGAGTGTCAGGGATCGGGTGCAAATCCCTATCGAACGGTTTTCGACACCGCCAACCACAGTTACAAATGCACCTGTCCGTCCCGGAAATTTCCCTGCAAGCACGTGCTCGCCCTGATGTGGATGTTTGCCGACGATCCGTCGCCCTTCCAGCCGGGAGCCGTGCCCGACTGGGTGAGCGACTGGCTGGGCAGGCGGCGCACGACCGGTTCAAAGCCGGCTGCTCCGGCAGACAAAAGCGCGGTGGGCAAATCCCTTGACGAAGCCCGCGTTGAAACGCCGGACAAGCCGACCGACACGAAGACCGAAGCACGCCGCCAGGCGGCTGCCGAGAAGCGCGCAAAAGACACGGAAGCAGCGCTCTTTGCCGCAACCGAAGATCTCCAGCAATGGATCTCCGACCAGCTAAGAACGGGCCTCGCGGGGTTCCTCGACGATATGACGGATCGCTGCCGCTCCATCGCCGCACGCCTTGTCGACGGCAAGGCACAAGCGCTTGCAGGCAGGCTAGATGAGTTGCCGGCCAAACTGATGCCGCTCAGCGCCGAAGAGCGCCTGGAAACAGCGCTTCTCGAGCTGGGCAAGATCGTCATTCTGACAAAGGCCTGGCGAAAGAACCCCTCTGATCCTGAGCTAAGACGGGCCGTTGCGACGTCGGAAACACGCGAAAGCCTCTTTGAAAATCCGGCAGTGCTCCGCGTTTCGTCGCATTGGGAGGTGATCGGCGAGGAAATCGTGACGCGCCGGGACGGTATGGTCAGCCAGGCGACCTGGCTGCTCAACCTCGGCAACGGACCCGGCTTCGCCGTTTTGCTCGACTTTTTCCAAGCCTCCCTCGGCAGACGCAGTAGTGCCTTCGTCATGGGCGAGCAATTCGAAGCGGAAATGCTCTTCTATCCGGCGCGCGTCCCACTCAGGGCGATTTTGGGTGAACGCAAACCGGGCGGCTCTGAAAAAATCGCCTGGCCATCGGCAAACGGCTCAGATCCGCTGACACCGTTTCTCGATGCCCAGGATGCAGCGCCCTGGTTGACGCGTGGTCCAATCCTGCTGCCGGCGGGACGTTTCTGTCGAACCGGAACTGAAACCTGGTGGCAATCCGAGGATGGCCAACATGTCTTGCGTACTGGCAACACGCCGCCTGCCCATGTCGCCGGAATGCAGCTCTCCTCCTCCGTAGGTCTTTGGGACGGCAAGCGGCTGTCCCTGCTCGGAGCGCAGTCAAACTGGGGAAGGATCCAGCTCCATGACTGA
- a CDS encoding AAA family ATPase, whose translation MSDTLRQPAEITYADEIEALKAADNQPKPEGWELSPQAVITYLMGGKAGGTEISAKYVGNRRLIETAVATLATDRALLLLGVPGTAKSWVSEHLAAAISGNSTRVIQCTAGTDENQVRYSWNYAQLLAHGPSREALVPTPLFRAMEDGKLCRLEELTRMGSDVQDTLITVLSEKMLPIPELNDAVFATRGFNVIATANDRDKGVNELSAALKRRFNVVVLPLPDDMDEEIAIVSKRVGEMARSLDLPAPKNVAEEVTRLLAIFRELRSGETVDGKTTLKKPSGNLSTAEAIAVTIGGLSHAAFFNNGKLTADSLAPNVLGAIVKDPVQDKIVLEEYLETVLKKRRDYADYYHSLTELV comes from the coding sequence ATGAGTGACACGTTGCGCCAACCCGCCGAGATCACCTATGCAGATGAAATCGAGGCCCTGAAGGCAGCGGACAATCAGCCGAAGCCGGAAGGCTGGGAGCTCTCGCCGCAGGCGGTCATCACCTACCTGATGGGTGGCAAAGCCGGCGGTACGGAGATCAGCGCGAAATATGTCGGCAACCGCCGGCTGATCGAAACTGCGGTGGCAACTCTTGCAACCGACCGCGCCCTTCTGCTGCTCGGTGTACCGGGGACCGCCAAATCCTGGGTGTCGGAACACCTGGCTGCGGCGATTTCCGGCAATTCCACGCGCGTTATCCAGTGCACGGCCGGCACAGACGAAAACCAGGTCCGGTACAGCTGGAACTACGCCCAGCTGCTCGCGCACGGACCAAGCCGCGAAGCTCTGGTTCCCACCCCATTGTTCCGGGCAATGGAAGACGGCAAGCTCTGCCGTCTGGAAGAACTCACGCGGATGGGATCTGATGTTCAGGACACGCTCATAACGGTGCTATCGGAAAAGATGTTGCCGATCCCGGAGCTTAACGACGCGGTGTTTGCCACGCGCGGATTCAATGTCATTGCCACTGCCAACGATCGCGACAAAGGCGTCAACGAGTTGTCCGCCGCCCTCAAGCGGCGCTTCAACGTTGTCGTGCTTCCGCTTCCCGACGACATGGATGAGGAAATCGCGATTGTGTCCAAGCGTGTCGGCGAGATGGCCCGCTCCCTGGATCTCCCCGCGCCAAAGAACGTTGCGGAGGAAGTCACCAGGCTCCTCGCCATTTTCCGGGAACTCAGATCGGGCGAAACGGTGGATGGGAAGACAACGCTCAAAAAGCCCTCCGGCAATCTTTCGACCGCAGAGGCGATCGCAGTCACCATCGGCGGTCTCAGCCACGCGGCCTTTTTCAACAATGGCAAACTGACGGCCGACAGTCTCGCCCCGAACGTCCTTGGCGCAATCGTGAAGGATCCGGTTCAGGACAAGATCGTGCTTGAGGAATACCTTGAGACCGTTCTTAAAAAACGACGTGATTACGCGGACTATTACCATAGCTTGACTGAACTGGTCTAA